A stretch of Aureispira sp. CCB-E DNA encodes these proteins:
- a CDS encoding ParB/RepB/Spo0J family partition protein has protein sequence MAKRKNKGLGISALLGNIDADIESSKKKQAIVNDLSNTVAFIPLTSIEVNPFQPRVDFDQTALKELSDSIAVHGLIQPITVRHLGNDKFQLISGERRLRASKMANLEEIPAFIRLANDQEMIEMALIENIQRQQLNPIEVAITYGRLMKECNLTHLQLAERVGKARTTITNFTRLLSLPEAIQKGLKEHDITMGHAKALLGVDDYAFQMATYKSIIEKELSVRQTEDLVKLKKSAGTGSKAKGKKTLPQAYQKVQSELTSMLSTRVNLKADAKGKGQIVINFSNTDDLNRILDLLETNK, from the coding sequence ATGGCAAAACGCAAAAACAAAGGATTAGGAATTAGTGCCTTATTAGGTAATATTGATGCAGATATAGAATCTTCAAAAAAGAAGCAAGCTATTGTAAATGACTTATCCAATACGGTCGCTTTCATTCCTTTGACTAGCATTGAGGTAAATCCTTTTCAACCAAGGGTAGATTTTGACCAAACTGCTTTGAAAGAGCTGTCTGATTCGATTGCTGTACATGGTCTTATCCAACCAATTACGGTACGTCACCTTGGTAACGACAAGTTTCAATTGATTTCAGGAGAACGTCGTTTGAGAGCGTCAAAAATGGCTAACTTGGAAGAAATTCCTGCTTTTATCCGTTTGGCAAATGACCAAGAGATGATTGAAATGGCTTTGATTGAAAATATTCAACGCCAACAACTAAACCCTATTGAGGTCGCCATCACCTATGGTCGTTTGATGAAGGAATGTAACTTGACGCATTTGCAATTGGCTGAACGTGTCGGCAAAGCTCGTACAACAATCACCAATTTCACACGCCTACTTTCTCTCCCCGAAGCCATCCAAAAAGGATTAAAAGAGCACGACATTACAATGGGGCATGCCAAAGCTTTATTAGGAGTTGATGATTATGCTTTTCAAATGGCAACCTACAAAAGTATTATAGAAAAGGAACTTTCCGTTCGCCAAACAGAAGATTTGGTAAAGTTGAAAAAAAGTGCTGGTACGGGCTCAAAGGCTAAAGGCAAAAAAACGCTCCCTCAAGCTTATCAAAAAGTTCAATCGGAACTAACTTCTATGTTAAGCACAAGAGTTAATCTCAAAGCTGACGCCAAAGGAAAAGGACAAATTGTGATCAATTTTAGTAATACCGACGATTTGAATCGCATCTTGGATTTGCTAGAAACCAACAAATAA
- a CDS encoding M48 family metallopeptidase, producing the protein MRYLLFFLSICYYTTSITAQDKLVEQFEKGIAAFEKGNYAKAERLFDKLLKEEPSYAAVYVWKGKCLQEFEEYSAAYQAIHTACNLEPTEASYWFELGYLKYNLAIHSIKKPELCGDCGKFLLPEGESINTTDYYKSALKDYQKAIQLNPQYADAYYQMAVAYTALAEKEKACLQLQKAIDLKHPKASEYHLEICSN; encoded by the coding sequence ATGCGCTACCTTCTCTTCTTTTTATCCATTTGTTATTACACTACCTCTATTACAGCTCAAGATAAACTAGTAGAACAGTTTGAAAAAGGTATTGCAGCTTTTGAAAAAGGCAATTATGCCAAAGCAGAGCGCTTGTTTGATAAATTACTAAAAGAAGAACCTAGTTATGCCGCAGTATACGTCTGGAAAGGTAAGTGTTTGCAAGAATTTGAGGAATATTCTGCTGCATATCAGGCGATTCATACAGCTTGCAACTTAGAACCTACAGAGGCTAGCTATTGGTTCGAATTGGGTTATTTGAAATACAATCTGGCGATTCATAGTATAAAAAAGCCAGAGCTTTGTGGAGATTGTGGTAAATTTTTGTTGCCTGAAGGAGAAAGTATCAATACAACGGATTATTATAAAAGTGCTCTAAAAGATTATCAAAAAGCCATTCAATTAAACCCACAATATGCAGACGCTTATTACCAAATGGCAGTTGCATATACTGCCCTTGCCGAAAAAGAAAAAGCTTGTTTGCAACTTCAAAAAGCCATTGACCTAAAGCACCCCAAAGCTTCAGAATATCATCTTGAAATTTGCTCCAATTAG
- a CDS encoding NAD(P)/FAD-dependent oxidoreductase, translated as MEKAPVIIVGAGLAGSLMAIYLAQKGLAVEVFESRPDMRTTAISAGRSINLALSDRGILPLKEVGILDKVMAEAVKMPGRMLHSVEGQLQFAPYGKDSSQYINSISRGGLNQLLMTEAESYPDVNIHFNQKCIDVDFENSIVTVEDQATQQQTTVQGCTIIGGDGANSAVRNAMEQEIEDYQAHVDWLDHGYKELSIPPMQDAGFALEKNALHIWPRGNYMLIALPNADGSFTCTLFFPYKGNPSFESLDTPEKIQTFFEAQFGDAVPHLVHLQEEFANNPVGKLGTLKCYPWIHNDKAALIGDAAHAIVPFYGQGMNASFEDCRVLNACIETHGVGNWAAAYSAYQDLRKVNGDAIGDLAVENFYEMRDHVADPTFRKKRALEHILENTYDDYHSKYSLVTFQPDVPYSVARNLGNQQDALLMNLCKEVEDIKTLDIPSVYQQLKALKTQV; from the coding sequence ATGGAAAAAGCACCCGTAATTATTGTTGGAGCAGGACTAGCTGGTTCATTAATGGCTATCTACTTGGCTCAAAAAGGCTTGGCAGTTGAAGTTTTTGAAAGTCGTCCAGATATGCGAACGACAGCTATTAGCGCTGGACGCTCTATTAACTTAGCCTTGTCTGATCGAGGAATTTTACCATTAAAAGAAGTTGGCATTCTAGACAAAGTAATGGCTGAAGCTGTTAAAATGCCTGGTAGAATGCTGCATTCTGTAGAAGGGCAACTTCAGTTCGCTCCTTATGGCAAAGATAGTTCTCAATACATCAATTCTATTTCTCGTGGAGGATTGAATCAGTTGCTAATGACTGAGGCAGAATCCTACCCTGATGTAAACATTCATTTTAATCAAAAATGTATCGATGTTGATTTTGAGAACAGCATTGTTACCGTAGAAGATCAAGCTACCCAACAACAAACAACTGTTCAAGGTTGTACTATTATTGGCGGAGATGGAGCTAACTCAGCAGTACGCAATGCTATGGAACAAGAAATCGAAGACTATCAAGCTCATGTAGATTGGTTGGATCATGGTTACAAAGAACTTTCTATTCCTCCGATGCAAGACGCAGGTTTTGCCTTAGAAAAAAATGCTTTGCACATTTGGCCTAGAGGCAATTATATGCTGATTGCGCTGCCCAATGCAGATGGCAGTTTTACCTGTACCTTATTCTTTCCTTATAAAGGTAATCCTAGTTTTGAAAGTTTGGATACCCCTGAAAAGATTCAAACATTTTTTGAAGCCCAATTTGGCGATGCTGTACCACATTTGGTGCACCTCCAAGAAGAATTCGCCAACAACCCTGTTGGCAAGCTAGGTACCTTAAAATGCTACCCTTGGATACATAACGATAAGGCGGCATTGATTGGAGATGCGGCACACGCCATTGTTCCTTTTTATGGGCAAGGTATGAATGCTTCTTTTGAAGATTGTCGAGTACTAAATGCTTGTATTGAAACGCATGGTGTAGGCAACTGGGCAGCAGCTTATAGCGCCTATCAAGATTTGCGCAAAGTTAATGGAGATGCTATTGGCGATTTGGCTGTAGAAAACTTTTATGAAATGCGTGACCATGTTGCCGATCCGACCTTTCGAAAAAAACGTGCCCTAGAGCATATCCTAGAAAACACCTATGATGATTATCATTCAAAATATTCCTTAGTTACCTTCCAACCTGATGTGCCTTATTCTGTCGCAAGGAATTTAGGCAACCAACAGGATGCCCTATTGATGAACTTATGTAAAGAGGTAGAAGATATTAAAACTCTAGATATTCCTAGTGTTTACCAACAGCTTAAAGCTCTAAAGACACAAGTTTAA
- a CDS encoding nucleoside deaminase, translated as MDKFMQAAIDEAKKGRDTGGIPIGSVLVKGDTVIGAGHNQRVQQNDPMAHAEIDCLKQAGRVGSYKDMVLYSTLMPCYLCAGAVVQFGIKRVVVGENTTFPGAEAFMKEHGVEIINLQNQECIDLMTTFIEQYPKLWNEDIGE; from the coding sequence ATGGATAAATTTATGCAAGCGGCTATTGATGAGGCAAAAAAAGGACGTGATACGGGTGGAATTCCCATTGGTTCCGTCTTAGTTAAAGGAGATACTGTTATTGGAGCAGGACACAACCAACGTGTTCAGCAAAATGATCCAATGGCACATGCTGAAATTGACTGCCTCAAACAAGCTGGGCGAGTAGGTTCCTACAAAGATATGGTGCTTTATTCTACCTTAATGCCTTGTTATTTATGTGCAGGTGCAGTAGTACAATTTGGGATTAAGCGTGTTGTCGTAGGAGAAAACACAACATTTCCTGGAGCAGAGGCTTTTATGAAAGAACATGGGGTGGAAATCATTAACCTGCAAAACCAAGAATGCATTGACCTAATGACAACTTTTATTGAGCAATACCCAAAGCTTTGGAACGAAGATATTGGTGAATAA
- a CDS encoding putative quinol monooxygenase, with amino-acid sequence MTNQKLTIVARIVAKEEKRDLVKAELLKLIEVTRAEEGCLNYDLHQDNNNKNLFLFYENWESRALWEQHINNSHLEAYKKATEGALEEFAVHEMTQIG; translated from the coding sequence ATGACGAATCAAAAATTAACAATTGTAGCCAGAATAGTGGCAAAAGAGGAGAAAAGAGATTTGGTGAAAGCGGAATTATTAAAACTCATTGAGGTGACAAGAGCAGAAGAAGGTTGCCTTAATTATGATTTGCATCAAGATAACAACAATAAAAACTTGTTTTTGTTTTATGAAAATTGGGAAAGTAGAGCATTGTGGGAGCAGCATATTAATAACAGCCATTTAGAAGCGTACAAGAAAGCAACAGAGGGTGCTTTAGAGGAGTTTGCAGTGCATGAAATGACACAAATTGGATAA
- a CDS encoding nitroreductase family protein gives MSFIESMQKRYTTKKYDASKKIEAEKIQELKQILQLSPSSINSQPWKFTFVNDAETKEKLSQVSWLNTNKVLDSDWVVVFSRINDINLFENVIESELPKGAVDYYKEFIKNKPEEEIMAWFDKQVYLALGVFLSACAEMGIDATPMEGIEPQNYDRILKNNDYATIVAVAIGYRDNDDFNQPSKKPKSRRAIDLVTETI, from the coding sequence ATGAGTTTTATAGAATCAATGCAAAAGCGGTATACAACCAAAAAGTATGATGCTTCTAAAAAAATAGAAGCGGAGAAAATTCAGGAATTGAAACAAATTTTACAATTAAGTCCTTCTTCTATTAACAGTCAGCCATGGAAATTTACGTTTGTAAATGATGCGGAGACCAAGGAAAAATTATCTCAAGTTTCTTGGTTGAATACTAATAAAGTTCTTGATAGCGATTGGGTTGTCGTATTCAGCCGTATTAATGATATTAACTTATTTGAAAATGTCATTGAAAGTGAATTGCCAAAGGGAGCAGTGGATTATTACAAAGAATTTATCAAAAATAAACCTGAAGAAGAAATAATGGCTTGGTTTGATAAACAAGTCTACTTAGCTTTGGGGGTGTTTTTAAGTGCCTGTGCAGAAATGGGGATTGATGCGACACCAATGGAAGGGATTGAACCTCAAAATTACGATAGAATACTAAAAAACAACGATTATGCAACAATTGTAGCTGTTGCTATTGGATACAGAGACAACGATGATTTTAATCAACCTAGCAAAAAGCCCAAATCAAGAAGGGCAATAGATCTGGTGACAGAAACAATCTAA
- a CDS encoding helix-turn-helix domain-containing protein: MIEFKGVQYPCCTSLTMGIIGGKWKAVILFHLMNEKLRYNELRKLMPTVTERTLSLQLKALVEDGLLKRQVYTSKPPLKVEYSLTEFGKTLIPLIQSIADWGDFVHQNGTLLTQNRIK, encoded by the coding sequence ATGATTGAATTTAAAGGCGTACAATATCCCTGTTGTACCAGCTTAACAATGGGTATTATTGGAGGTAAATGGAAAGCTGTGATACTTTTTCACTTGATGAATGAAAAATTGAGATACAATGAGTTGCGGAAACTGATGCCAACAGTTACCGAAAGAACTTTAAGTTTGCAGCTAAAGGCTTTGGTAGAAGATGGATTGCTTAAGCGACAAGTTTATACTTCAAAGCCCCCTTTAAAAGTAGAGTATTCGCTCACAGAATTTGGAAAAACACTAATTCCATTAATTCAATCTATTGCAGATTGGGGTGACTTTGTTCATCAAAATGGTACTTTGCTTACTCAAAATCGCATTAAGTAA
- a CDS encoding tRNA(His) guanylyltransferase Thg1 family protein, producing the protein MKDALGDRMKSQYENRTRYFLPRRTYTIIRLDGKAFHTYTKGCARPFDADFVHAMDETANFLCQEIQGAKMAFVQSDEISILLTDFEKSTTTAWYDGNIQKMTSISAALASAYFNQIRKEQGIDKLAFFDSRVFTIPDRIEVENYFIWRQNDCVRNSISMLAQSLYSHKDLLGKSSNDLQELIFKKGKNWNDYPIRLKRGGLSLKKAYPKGNVVRYRWINQGAIWFSKERERLKDILPNRDGVHYKKSIH; encoded by the coding sequence ATGAAAGATGCTTTAGGAGATAGAATGAAATCTCAATATGAAAATAGAACACGTTACTTTTTGCCTAGACGAACGTATACAATTATTCGGCTAGATGGCAAAGCTTTTCACACTTATACCAAAGGGTGTGCGCGACCTTTTGATGCCGATTTTGTACATGCAATGGATGAAACAGCTAATTTTTTGTGTCAAGAAATACAAGGAGCTAAGATGGCGTTTGTTCAGTCGGATGAAATTTCTATTCTCTTAACAGATTTTGAAAAGTCTACTACTACCGCTTGGTATGATGGAAACATACAAAAGATGACTTCTATCTCTGCGGCGTTAGCTTCTGCTTATTTTAATCAAATTAGAAAAGAGCAAGGAATTGATAAGTTAGCTTTTTTTGATAGCCGAGTATTTACTATTCCTGATCGAATAGAAGTTGAGAACTACTTCATTTGGCGACAGAATGACTGTGTTCGAAATTCAATCTCTATGCTCGCACAATCACTTTACAGTCACAAAGATTTGTTGGGCAAGTCAAGTAATGATTTGCAAGAATTGATTTTTAAAAAGGGAAAAAATTGGAATGATTATCCAATTCGTCTTAAGCGGGGAGGTTTGTCTTTAAAAAAAGCGTATCCCAAAGGCAATGTTGTGCGTTATCGTTGGATTAATCAAGGTGCTATTTGGTTTTCAAAAGAGAGAGAAAGGCTTAAAGATATTCTGCCTAATAGAGACGGTGTCCACTATAAAAAATCCATTCATTAG
- a CDS encoding AAA family ATPase: MQAIIFIGIPGSGKSTFYKKHFFDTHMRISMDLLNTRNKELKLMAYARAVQQKVVIDNTNPTISERKRYIDWFKEKKYDVIAYFFEPDFERSLHWNNQRMGKKRVTEVGIKSVFKKLERPTLTEGFDRLYTVIFNAKTGFKIIENS, from the coding sequence ATGCAGGCAATTATATTTATAGGAATACCTGGTAGCGGCAAGTCAACTTTTTATAAAAAGCACTTTTTTGATACTCATATGAGAATCAGTATGGATTTGTTGAATACACGGAATAAGGAACTAAAGCTAATGGCGTATGCTCGAGCTGTGCAGCAAAAAGTAGTTATCGACAATACAAACCCAACAATAAGTGAACGAAAACGCTACATAGATTGGTTTAAAGAAAAAAAATATGACGTCATTGCCTATTTTTTTGAACCAGATTTTGAGCGTTCTCTACATTGGAATAACCAACGAATGGGAAAGAAAAGAGTAACTGAAGTTGGGATCAAATCGGTTTTTAAAAAATTAGAGCGACCTACATTAACAGAAGGATTTGATCGATTATATACAGTTATTTTTAATGCTAAAACAGGATTTAAAATTATAGAAAACTCATGA
- a CDS encoding DUF6498-containing protein — protein sequence MNMVENNSVNVWVRQFASKITVIGSLALLIVLLNTIRSIPYVEYVVLFSILLFVLTIGIGGYSPSAFKLLREPAHAEKPSLLILLLPSLSPLIYWLSSDWEIKEILMLFFYTIVVALLLCWLVMRTSKKHHPKEVSEMMMGGMVFVFLLGVAYGILVFINCIDDFSSDEHQVLVVDKVINSDSDQEMYYLILKSMKKDFNQTQIAVDEDFFDQTEKGALLDIKSREGNLGIEWFSIVR from the coding sequence ATGAATATGGTAGAAAATAATTCTGTTAATGTTTGGGTTCGTCAATTTGCCTCCAAAATCACTGTAATAGGAAGTTTGGCACTACTTATTGTGCTTCTTAATACCATTCGTTCCATTCCTTATGTAGAATACGTGGTTTTATTTTCTATTCTATTATTTGTGCTCACAATTGGAATAGGTGGGTATTCTCCTAGTGCATTTAAATTGTTAAGAGAGCCTGCGCATGCAGAGAAACCTTCTTTATTGATTTTGTTACTTCCTAGCTTATCACCTTTGATTTATTGGTTGTCTTCTGATTGGGAGATTAAAGAAATTTTGATGCTGTTTTTCTATACTATTGTTGTTGCTTTATTACTTTGTTGGTTGGTGATGAGGACTTCTAAGAAGCATCACCCTAAGGAGGTTAGCGAGATGATGATGGGAGGAATGGTATTTGTCTTTTTACTGGGCGTTGCGTATGGCATTTTAGTTTTCATCAACTGCATTGATGATTTCTCAAGCGATGAGCATCAAGTTTTGGTTGTTGATAAAGTGATTAATTCAGACAGTGATCAAGAGATGTATTATTTGATTTTAAAATCTATGAAAAAGGATTTTAATCAAACTCAAATAGCTGTGGATGAGGATTTTTTTGATCAAACAGAAAAAGGAGCATTATTAGATATCAAAAGTAGAGAAGGTAATTTAGGAATTGAATGGTTTAGTATTGTGAGGTAA
- the pheT gene encoding phenylalanine--tRNA ligase subunit beta, with protein sequence MKVSLNWLKQYVNVNESKEEVSDILTNIGLEVEGMDIFENIKGSLAGLVIGEVLTCQKHPDADKLSITTVNIGAEAPLQIVCGAPNAPQAVGKKVVVATVGTTLYAEDGKSFKIKKGKIRGEESIGMICAEDEIGLGTSHDGIMILDDEKASAGMPAATYFSDRVVSDVVYEIGLTPNRSDATGHLGVAFDLAAALKTNYTNQGTFEQPDVSNFSIDNHNLNIDVNVENQDACPRYTGVCIEGVTIQDAPLWMQNHLKAIGIEPKNNVVDITNYVLHELGQPLHAFDYDQIEGKKVVVKNLADQTKFTTLDEVERKLSHEDLMICDGNGNGMCIAGVFGGIQSGVTQTTTNIFLESAFFDAISIRRSSMRHLLRTDAATRFEKGVDPNGTLYALKRAALLIKEYAGGTIASEVIDIYPKPVQRAQVTVRFEKVTDLIGADIPKEDIKKILGYLDMNILEENAEAFTVDVPTNKVDVTRDADVIEEILRIYGYNKVETPTTVHSVLSFAPTPNPFKVKNLIADLLTSSGFNEMMATSMTRSDYYKKHLPQDEDSLVYVNNTSNQHLDLMRPSMLFSGLEAIVHNQNRQNQDLKLYEFGKTYFKKVIDGQGNRDYFEQQHISLFLTGQRNPENWHQKENKVSFYTLKAYVEHLMTRLGILPSSIQCTPLKEDNEVFTYGLKYHRGKQEIVSFGRLDGNIALGMGIKQEVFYADFDFDTILQILKKHKMKYQAMSKYPAVRRDLALVLDQTVGYNEILGIAVKTGGKQLQATNLFDVYENEAQIGAGKKSCSVSFIFQDDNKTLKDKDIDKVMSKLIATYEKKLNALIRK encoded by the coding sequence ATGAAAGTTTCACTAAATTGGTTAAAACAATACGTTAACGTAAACGAATCCAAAGAGGAAGTCAGTGACATTCTAACGAATATAGGTTTAGAAGTAGAGGGAATGGACATTTTTGAGAACATCAAAGGTAGCCTAGCAGGATTGGTCATTGGCGAAGTATTGACTTGCCAGAAACACCCTGATGCAGATAAATTGTCTATCACAACGGTTAATATTGGTGCAGAAGCACCGTTACAAATTGTTTGTGGAGCACCTAATGCCCCACAGGCAGTTGGCAAAAAAGTTGTTGTGGCGACTGTTGGAACGACCTTGTATGCTGAAGATGGCAAATCTTTTAAAATCAAAAAGGGAAAAATACGTGGTGAGGAATCTATTGGAATGATTTGCGCAGAAGATGAGATTGGCTTAGGCACTTCACACGATGGCATTATGATACTAGACGATGAAAAAGCAAGTGCTGGTATGCCTGCTGCTACTTATTTTTCCGATCGTGTTGTCAGCGATGTGGTTTATGAAATTGGCTTAACCCCCAACCGTTCAGATGCAACAGGGCATTTAGGAGTTGCTTTTGATTTGGCTGCCGCTCTCAAAACAAATTATACCAACCAAGGAACATTTGAACAACCTGATGTCTCCAATTTCTCTATTGACAATCACAATTTAAACATTGATGTCAATGTTGAAAATCAAGATGCGTGTCCAAGGTATACTGGGGTTTGCATTGAAGGGGTAACCATTCAAGACGCTCCTCTATGGATGCAAAACCACCTAAAAGCCATCGGCATTGAACCTAAAAACAATGTTGTCGATATTACCAACTATGTGCTTCATGAGCTTGGTCAGCCCCTACATGCGTTTGACTATGACCAAATTGAAGGCAAAAAAGTAGTTGTTAAAAACCTAGCAGATCAAACAAAATTCACAACACTAGATGAGGTAGAACGCAAACTAAGTCACGAGGATTTGATGATTTGCGATGGGAATGGCAATGGCATGTGCATTGCAGGTGTATTTGGAGGTATCCAATCTGGCGTTACCCAAACAACTACTAATATTTTCTTAGAATCTGCTTTTTTTGATGCAATTTCTATTCGCCGTTCAAGCATGCGCCATTTGTTGCGTACAGATGCTGCTACTCGTTTTGAAAAGGGAGTAGATCCAAATGGAACTCTATACGCTTTGAAACGAGCGGCATTGCTAATCAAAGAGTATGCTGGTGGTACAATTGCTTCAGAAGTCATTGATATTTATCCAAAGCCTGTTCAAAGAGCACAAGTAACGGTTCGTTTTGAGAAAGTAACTGACTTAATTGGTGCAGATATCCCCAAAGAAGATATTAAGAAAATCTTGGGTTATTTAGACATGAACATCCTAGAAGAAAATGCAGAAGCGTTTACAGTAGATGTTCCCACCAACAAAGTTGATGTTACTAGAGATGCGGACGTTATTGAGGAAATCTTGAGAATTTATGGCTACAACAAAGTAGAAACGCCTACAACCGTACACTCTGTGTTGTCGTTTGCTCCAACTCCTAACCCTTTCAAAGTAAAGAACTTAATTGCTGATTTGTTAACAAGTTCTGGTTTTAATGAGATGATGGCAACCTCTATGACGCGTTCTGATTATTACAAAAAGCATTTGCCTCAGGATGAAGATAGTTTGGTGTATGTTAACAATACATCCAACCAACACCTAGACTTGATGCGTCCAAGTATGCTTTTTAGTGGTCTAGAAGCCATTGTTCACAACCAAAACCGCCAAAATCAAGATTTAAAGTTGTATGAATTTGGCAAAACTTACTTCAAAAAAGTAATTGATGGACAAGGAAATAGAGATTATTTTGAACAACAACACATCAGTTTGTTCCTAACTGGTCAACGCAATCCAGAAAATTGGCATCAAAAGGAAAACAAAGTTAGCTTTTATACGTTAAAAGCTTATGTTGAACATCTTATGACTCGTTTAGGTATATTGCCTAGTTCGATTCAATGTACGCCTCTTAAAGAGGACAACGAAGTATTCACCTATGGTTTGAAATATCATAGAGGGAAACAAGAAATTGTATCTTTTGGGCGTTTAGATGGGAACATTGCCTTAGGCATGGGCATCAAACAAGAGGTGTTTTATGCTGATTTTGATTTTGACACCATACTTCAAATTTTGAAAAAACACAAAATGAAGTATCAAGCAATGTCAAAATACCCTGCTGTTCGTCGTGACTTGGCTTTGGTCTTGGATCAAACAGTTGGCTACAACGAAATTTTGGGCATTGCGGTTAAAACTGGTGGCAAACAATTGCAAGCAACGAATTTATTTGATGTTTATGAAAATGAAGCGCAAATTGGAGCAGGCAAAAAATCTTGCTCGGTTAGTTTTATCTTTCAAGACGACAATAAAACATTAAAAGATAAAGATATTGACAAAGTTATGTCAAAACTAATTGCTACTTATGAGAAAAAATTAAACGCCCTCATTCGTAAGTAA
- a CDS encoding cell division protein ZapA, which produces MDEDNLLTIPVVLAGRTYPVMVTQDEVEGVTLINQQLNKEFLDLQRRYANKLNKQDILSMLLLTYAKDLHEERQKKDLAPIKERIESIEDILEQVFEN; this is translated from the coding sequence ATGGACGAAGATAACTTATTGACTATACCAGTTGTGTTAGCAGGACGTACATACCCTGTTATGGTAACACAAGATGAAGTTGAAGGTGTAACGCTTATCAACCAACAACTTAATAAGGAGTTCTTGGATTTGCAACGTCGCTATGCCAATAAGCTAAACAAACAAGATATCTTATCGATGCTTTTATTAACCTATGCTAAAGATTTGCACGAGGAGCGCCAAAAAAAAGACTTGGCTCCAATCAAAGAACGCATTGAATCTATCGAAGACATCTTAGAACAAGTTTTTGAAAACTAA